From Strix uralensis isolate ZFMK-TIS-50842 chromosome 1, bStrUra1, whole genome shotgun sequence, a single genomic window includes:
- the ACKR2 gene encoding atypical chemokine receptor 2 translates to MGIYLSNFSHGATTGSHLSNTTSKLVTTTASTLLDAANSSDYLYEYLDEEDYTQYGLCTKEEVLSFSRVFLPSFYTVVFLVGLAGNVLLFIVLTMYIRKKKKMTEVYLLNLVVSDFFLLLTLPFWALYVSQWVTWDILCPVLSAMYTVNFYSGIFFVSCMSLDMYLQIVHACSPRSSMTRRKSVLVLLVVWVLSIILSIPDGLFSSTRQIHNKTITCAHDYGQKHLFWKVVFRVIQNILGFLFPFLFMIFCYSRIACVLTMSHMPGSRRALCLVFTLVGVFFVLWSPYNIVLILHSLQDVGVIRSCESSRQLDYAMQITESLSFVHCCLNPLLYAFVKKRFRLFLWKIPRAIFRRSTFFDIQPSETSQSCSRYAAEIEMLSITNA, encoded by the exons ATGGGTATTTATTTAAGCAATTTTAGTCATGGAGCCACAACAG GCAGCCACCTGTCAAACACAACTTCAAAGCTGGTAACAACAACTGCCTCCACCTTGCTGGATGCTGCCAATTCGAGCGACTACCTGTATGAGTACTTGGATGAGGAGGATTACACGCAGTATGGCCTCTGCACAAAAGAAGAGGTACTCTCCTTTAGCAGAGTATTCTTGCCATCTTTTTACACTGTGGTCTTCCTTGTCGGGTTGGCCGGGAATGTCCTGCTGTTTATTGTCCTCACTATGtacatcaggaagaaaaagaagatgactGAGGTGTATCTGCTGAACCTGGTGGTTTCAGACTTCTTCTTGCTACTAACCCTTCCTTTTTGGGCTCTGTACGTTTCTCAGTGGGTGACCTGGGACATACTGTGCCCCGTCTTAAGTGCCATGTACACTGTGAATTTCTACAGCGGTATTTTTTTTGTGAGCTGCATGAGTCTGGACATGTATCTGCAGATAGTTCATGCTTGCTCTCCTCGCAGCTCCATGACACGGAGGAAGTCTGTCCTTGTCTTGTTGGTGGTATGGGTCCTTTCCATAATTCTCTCCATTCCTGATGGCCTCTTCAGCAGCACAAGGCAAATCCACAACAAAACCATCACATGTGCCCATGATTATGGCCAGAAACACTTATTTTGGAAAGTTGTCTTTCGGGTTATTCAAAACATCCTgggtttcctttttcccttcctcttcatGATCTTCTGTTATTCCCGCATAGCGTGTGTCCTCACCATGTCTCATATGCCTGGCTCAAGGAGAGCACTCTGCTTAGTCTTTACTCTGGTGGGTGTATTCTTTGTCCTGTGGTCCCCTTACAACATTGTCCTCATCCTTCACTCCCTGCAAGATGTTGGTGTGATCAGGAGCTGTGAAAGCAGTAGGCAATTGGACTATGCCATGCAGATCACGGAGAGTTTGTCCTTTGTCCACTGCTGTCTCAATCCCTTGCTCTATGCTTTTGTGAAAAAACGATTCAGGTTATTTTTATGGAAAATCCCTCGGGCCATTTTCAGGAGAAGCACTTTCTTTGACATCCAGCCCTCAGAGACAAGCCAGTCTTGCAGCAGATATGCAGCTGAGATAGAAATGTTGAGTATCACAAATGCAtga
- the CYP8B1 gene encoding 7-alpha-hydroxycholest-4-en-3-one 12-alpha-hydroxylase, translating into MALWVILLYTLIASLLGGLYLLGVFRRRRPDEPPLDKGTIPWLGYVLDFRKDSLEFLKRMQRKHGDIFTVLIGGYYFTFVMDPFCFGAIMKESRSKLDFRTFASKLVWQVFGYKPIEANHSIIRLSSMKHLMGDGLTAITQSTLENFQKLMLFSLSSGEEKRVWQEDNLFHYCYNIVFRAGYLSLYGTEPHQGADDMEKANEQDRIHSNQLFHEFRKYDRLFPRLAYSVLPPKDKMEAERLKRFFWSMLSVKKDNISGWISDQDQLLAENGVPKYMRDRFMFMLLWASQGNTGPTAFWLLLYLMKHPEAMKAVKDEVAKVLRENGQEVKPGSPPVNITREMLNQTPLLDSALEETLRLVAAPILVRAVLQDTRLKTSSGTEYTLRKGDRVALFPHISVQMNPEIHPKPYEFKYDRFINPDGTKKDFYKNGKRLKYFNMPWGTGVSICPGRFFAVAEIKLFVFLMLSHYDLELIDREEEIPVIDISRWGFGTMQPVRDVCFRYRPCF; encoded by the coding sequence ATGGCGCTCTGGGTGATCCTCCTCTATACCTTGATAGCATCACTGCTTGGTGGGCTCTACCTCCTGGGTGTGTTTCGGAGACGGAGACCTGATGAGCCACCTCTGGACAAAGGTACCATTCCCTGGCTGGGTTATGTGCTAGATTTCAGAAAGGATAGTCTAGAGTTTCTAAAAAGGATGCAGAGAAAGCACGGGGATATTTTCACAGTACTGATCGGAGGCTATTACTTCACCTTTGTGATGGACCCCTTCTGCTTTGGAGCCATCATGAAGGAATCACGATCTAAACTGGACTTTAGGACTTTTGCATCTAAACTGGTCTGGCAGGTTTTTGGCTACAAGCCCATTGAAGCCAACCATAGCATAATTCGTTTATCGAGCATGAAGCATCTGATGGGAGATGGACTCACTGCCATAACACAATCCACACTGGAGAACTTTCAGAAGCTGATGCTTTTCAGTCTGAGCTCAGGAGAGGAGAAGCGAGTGTGGCAAGAGGATAACCTCTTCCACTACTGCTACAACATCGTCTTCAGAGCTGGGTACCTGTCTCTGTATGGCACTGAGCCACACCAAGGGGCAGATGACATGGAGAAAGCTAATGAGCAAGACCGCATCCACTCCAACCAGCTGTTCCACGAGTTTCGGAAGTACGACCGCCTCTTCCCTCGCCTGGCCTATTCTGTGTTGCCTCCCAAGGACAAAATGGAAGCTGAACGGCTGAAGAGGTTTTTCTGGAGCATGCTGTCCGTGAAGAAGGACAATATCAGTGGGTGGATAAGTGATCAAGACCAGCTTCTGGCAGAAAACGGTGTTCCCAAGTACATGCGGGATCGTTTCATGTTTATGCTCCTCTGGGCATCCCAAGGCAATACGGGTCCAACTGCCTTCTGGCTACTCTTGTATCTAATGAAACATCCAGAAGCTATGAAGGCTGTGAAGGATGAGGTAGCTAAAGTCTTGAGGGAGAATGGCCAGGAAGTGAAGCCAGGGAGCCCACCAGTTAACATCACTAGGGAGATGTTAAACCAGACTCCTCTTTTGGACAGTGCTCTGGAGGAGACCCTGAGGCTGGTTGCAGCCCCAATACTGGTCAGAGCTGTCCTCCAGGACACCAGACTTAAGACAAGCAGCGGAACAGAGTACACTCTCCGCAAAGGAGACAGGGTGGCTCTGTTCCCACACATCTCTGTGCAGATGAACCCAGAAATTCACCCCAAGCCTTATGAATTTAAGTATGACCGCTTCATAAACCCAGATGGCACCAAGAAAGATTTCTATAAAAATGGGAAGAGGCTGAAATACTTCAACATGCCTTGGGGGACAGGAGTATCCATCTGCCCTGGGCGGTTCTTCGCTGTCGCTGAAATTAAACTGTTTGTGTTCTTGATGCTGAGTCACTATGACCTGGAACTGATCGACAGAGAGGAGGAGATCCCAGTGATAGACATCAGCCGCTGGGGATTCGGGACGATGCAGCCTGTTCGCGATGTTTGCTTCAGATACCGGCCATGCTTTTAA